Proteins encoded by one window of Companilactobacillus ginsenosidimutans:
- a CDS encoding MazG-like family protein: MDNDLIKAVQEWSKERGLDNNDPAKQLNKLQEEIDELKEAYKNHDFSNANSGFPDSIGDVMVVMIILCQQTGFDLKDCLELAVDTIKNRKGKTLNGVFIKDEGNNH; the protein is encoded by the coding sequence ATGGACAACGATTTAATTAAAGCAGTACAAGAATGGTCAAAAGAACGTGGCTTAGATAATAATGACCCAGCGAAACAATTGAATAAGCTGCAAGAAGAGATTGATGAGTTAAAGGAAGCATATAAGAATCATGATTTCTCAAATGCTAACTCAGGTTTCCCGGATTCGATTGGTGATGTGATGGTTGTCATGATTATCCTCTGTCAACAAACAGGATTCGATTTAAAAGATTGCTTGGAACTTGCAGTTGATACGATCAAGAATCGTAAAGGGAAGACTTTAAATGGTGTGTTCATTAAGGACGAGGGGAATAACCATTAA
- a CDS encoding terminase small subunit, whose product MSLNAQQKKFVDEYIKDLNATQAALRAGYAEKSARQQANRLLTKDDIKSAIQEQVDSMHSESIADATEVMEFLSKTMRGQTKETVATAKGLYENVPVTAKDRIKAAELIGKRHALFTDNVNTTNRTNIEIDIGDYPEDDN is encoded by the coding sequence TTGAGTTTGAATGCACAACAAAAGAAATTCGTTGATGAATACATCAAAGATTTAAATGCAACACAGGCAGCGTTAAGAGCCGGTTACGCAGAGAAATCGGCAAGACAACAGGCAAATAGATTGCTTACAAAAGATGACATTAAATCGGCTATACAAGAGCAGGTGGACTCAATGCACAGTGAAAGCATTGCCGACGCAACCGAAGTAATGGAGTTCCTATCAAAGACCATGCGAGGACAGACAAAGGAAACGGTGGCAACCGCAAAAGGTTTGTACGAGAACGTGCCTGTCACAGCAAAAGACAGGATCAAGGCTGCGGAGTTGATCGGGAAACGACATGCCTTGTTTACTGATAACGTCAACACAACGAACCGAACCAATATTGAAATTGATATTGGAGATTATCCAGAAGATGACAATTGA
- a CDS encoding PBSX family phage terminase large subunit: protein MTIDIKFMHPEKEFNRSVFDSLNDYEHFTEVWYGGAASGKSHGVVQKVVLKALKEWKHPRKVLFLRKVGSRLRDSIYEDVVIRLSEWKLLPYCKINKTNFEITLPNGAMFLFKGMDDQEKIKSIKGLSDVVMEEATEFSQEDYEQLTLRVRERKHSNKQIFLMFNPVSKANWVYQYFFKNKQPDTIIHQSSYKDNKFVDDQTRRNIEKFKTTNPVWYRIYALGEFATLDKLIFPNYEVRRLNSDSPELQSVPSMFGLDFGYTNDPSFFIHVKVDDKNKKMYFIEEYSKTGMMNNQIADVIKSMGYSKEVITADAAEPKSIDELRRNGIERVRKSNKGKDSIIQGIQFMQQYELIVDDRCQKVIEGLENYTWQKDKKTGEYTNKPVDLFNHWADATRYAVEEINGKGKVQAKVHRNLLF, encoded by the coding sequence ATGACAATTGATATTAAATTCATGCACCCCGAAAAAGAGTTCAACCGATCAGTCTTTGACAGTTTGAATGACTATGAACACTTTACAGAGGTTTGGTACGGGGGAGCAGCAAGTGGAAAGTCACACGGCGTTGTTCAAAAGGTAGTATTGAAAGCCTTGAAAGAATGGAAACACCCTCGCAAAGTATTGTTCCTCCGAAAGGTTGGGAGTCGATTACGTGACTCAATCTATGAGGACGTTGTTATTCGACTATCCGAATGGAAGTTGTTGCCTTATTGCAAGATCAACAAGACAAATTTCGAGATCACTTTGCCGAATGGAGCAATGTTCCTTTTCAAAGGCATGGACGATCAAGAAAAGATTAAGTCAATCAAGGGACTGTCGGACGTTGTAATGGAAGAGGCAACCGAGTTCAGTCAAGAGGACTACGAGCAACTTACATTGCGTGTACGTGAAAGGAAACACTCTAACAAGCAAATATTTCTAATGTTCAACCCGGTATCAAAAGCTAATTGGGTTTATCAGTATTTCTTCAAAAATAAACAGCCGGACACGATCATTCATCAATCGAGCTACAAAGATAACAAGTTTGTTGACGATCAAACTCGGAGAAATATCGAGAAGTTCAAAACAACAAACCCCGTTTGGTATCGAATATATGCTCTTGGAGAGTTTGCAACACTCGACAAACTAATCTTTCCTAATTACGAAGTTCGTCGCTTGAACAGTGACTCTCCCGAACTACAAAGCGTTCCGAGCATGTTCGGACTTGATTTCGGTTATACGAATGACCCGTCGTTCTTTATTCATGTAAAGGTGGACGACAAGAACAAAAAAATGTATTTCATTGAGGAATACAGCAAAACGGGAATGATGAACAATCAAATAGCCGACGTAATCAAGTCAATGGGATATTCAAAAGAAGTAATCACAGCCGACGCCGCAGAACCAAAGAGTATTGATGAACTACGGCGTAACGGAATTGAACGTGTTCGGAAGTCCAACAAAGGCAAAGACTCAATCATTCAAGGTATTCAATTCATGCAACAGTACGAGTTGATCGTTGATGACCGCTGTCAAAAAGTCATTGAGGGACTAGAGAACTACACATGGCAAAAGGACAAGAAAACAGGAGAGTACACAAACAAGCCTGTTGACCTTTTCAACCATTGGGCAGACGCAACGAGATATGCTGTCGAAGAAATCAACGGCAAGGGAAAGGTTCAAGCGAAAGTCCACAGGAACTTATTATTTTAG
- a CDS encoding phage portal protein, which produces MLLQRGIVSDNDEYLFPVDEEFTREDLRSFINYHRTNYEEQYKDKLREYKGQTKAFDDEIAQNMQDNNHLIVNFPKNLVDTLNGYFIGIPPTIKVDDQDKDKVLQAWIRNNSFVDKLAEVSKQSSIYGKAFMLAYNNENSELKTAVLSPDQSFMIYDDTINKKPIAFVTYGKNAKNEITGTAYYSNRADSFTYIDDIRITDSKLLVFKGKVPAVEFFDNEERMGVFDPVITLIHAYDKAFSAKLDDIDYFAHAYLFLKNFDLTEEEQLNIKQNRLIVTKNASEEYDVDAKFLEKPDADGNQENILNRLTTMIYQISMIANISDDVFGSSTSGTALAYKMQSMSNLAVNKERKFTQNLREMFSVLGVQLPYGEPMDITFRFTRNIPNNVAEEAETAKNLIGITSLETALSTLSVVSDPKAEITRIQEEQNEQTRNAVNNNPATDYGFNNSTTSEQGE; this is translated from the coding sequence ATGCTATTACAAAGAGGAATTGTCAGTGATAACGACGAGTACCTCTTTCCAGTAGACGAAGAGTTCACTCGGGAAGATTTACGAAGTTTCATCAACTATCACAGAACAAACTACGAAGAGCAGTACAAAGACAAGCTACGAGAATATAAAGGGCAAACCAAAGCCTTTGATGACGAGATAGCTCAAAATATGCAAGATAACAACCATTTGATTGTCAACTTTCCAAAGAACCTCGTTGACACATTGAATGGTTATTTTATTGGTATTCCACCAACTATCAAAGTGGACGATCAAGACAAGGACAAAGTTCTACAAGCGTGGATCAGAAATAATTCATTCGTTGACAAACTTGCAGAGGTTTCCAAGCAGTCGAGTATCTACGGCAAAGCGTTCATGTTGGCATACAACAACGAGAACAGCGAACTAAAAACAGCCGTTCTCTCTCCGGATCAGTCGTTCATGATTTATGATGACACGATCAACAAAAAGCCTATTGCCTTTGTTACATATGGCAAGAATGCAAAGAACGAGATTACAGGAACGGCATACTATTCAAATAGAGCCGACTCGTTCACTTATATTGATGATATTAGGATCACAGACTCAAAACTATTGGTGTTCAAAGGCAAAGTGCCTGCGGTCGAGTTCTTCGATAATGAGGAACGCATGGGAGTGTTTGATCCAGTCATTACATTAATTCACGCATACGACAAGGCATTTAGTGCCAAGCTAGATGATATTGATTACTTTGCACACGCTTATTTGTTCCTAAAGAACTTTGATTTGACGGAGGAAGAACAACTCAATATCAAACAGAACCGTTTGATCGTGACTAAAAACGCTAGTGAAGAATACGACGTTGACGCAAAGTTCCTCGAGAAACCAGACGCAGACGGTAATCAAGAAAATATCCTCAATCGACTAACGACAATGATTTATCAAATTAGTATGATTGCGAATATTAGTGATGACGTATTCGGGAGTTCAACCTCGGGAACGGCGTTAGCATACAAAATGCAATCAATGAGTAACCTTGCTGTTAACAAAGAACGTAAATTTACACAGAACTTACGTGAAATGTTTTCAGTATTAGGAGTTCAATTGCCCTATGGCGAACCAATGGACATAACGTTCAGATTTACCCGTAATATTCCGAACAACGTCGCAGAGGAAGCAGAAACAGCAAAGAACTTGATCGGCATTACCTCACTTGAAACCGCATTGTCTACGCTGTCAGTTGTCAGTGATCCTAAGGCGGAAATAACTCGCATTCAAGAAGAACAAAACGAACAAACAAGAAACGCAGTTAACAATAACCCTGCAACTGATTACGGATTTAACAATTCAACAACCAGTGAACAAGGTGAATAA
- a CDS encoding minor capsid protein, whose translation MSSRLRSLIDDKVKNASYAASRIARTESARVADQYSRILYMENDFDKVKWIAEPTACSVCKPLDNKVFELMGGGDNPAPDIPVHPNCRCSTVPVDDEENEPPTPKERKNDTSSKVDANSNKLNVDISNAKGVELFR comes from the coding sequence ATGAGTTCACGGCTCCGGTCGCTGATTGATGATAAGGTAAAGAATGCTAGTTATGCTGCTTCTCGGATTGCTAGAACTGAGTCAGCCAGGGTTGCGGACCAATACAGTCGTATTTTGTATATGGAAAATGATTTTGACAAAGTAAAATGGATTGCGGAACCGACAGCATGTTCTGTATGCAAACCGCTAGACAATAAAGTATTTGAATTGATGGGAGGTGGAGATAATCCCGCCCCAGATATTCCTGTACATCCCAATTGTCGCTGCTCGACAGTTCCTGTTGATGATGAGGAGAACGAACCACCAACACCAAAGGAACGAAAAAATGATACAAGTAGCAAAGTTGACGCAAATTCTAATAAATTAAATGTAGATATTTCCAATGCGAAAGGCGTCGAATTATTCCGTTGA